The following coding sequences are from one Bufo bufo chromosome 2, aBufBuf1.1, whole genome shotgun sequence window:
- the KIAA0232 gene encoding uncharacterized protein KIAA0232 homolog isoform X2: MRPICTAVDGLPSEGTLSSLPGLVSVFEMSMLRALDPVQTWLGQELEKCGIDAMIYTRYVLSLLLHDSYDYDLQEQENDIFAGWEKGACKKWGKGKKKSSDLSMEEMKKQAAVQCLLSASDESSGIETLVEELCSKLKDLQSSQGDQLPTSKEDRSNKKVDGSLSPEATTSPARKDQAEMYYEAFPPLSEKPICLQEIMTVWNKSKICSYSSSSSSSTAPQTSTETPSPKNCHSESEAVMTNKNNGASNTVQGKNQQRKGKTEKDKFSNGAADEKTNILRSVRHKSNGKIRPRSCSSGSSEAGSSSSGNQGETKTRFIKVRHKVREVRNKKGKTGPKVPPKNGERKNVAVGSGARSVKPLCKRVKRHVKDYAYKEKDKEGDDVLKETRKRTEFREEPLWYTEPITEYFIPLNSKSKLETTYRKNPKWYDASEEMEELSEFVKDLHLNNHNIHETYLAAGTFIEGHFVEMPAVVTETSDHTGTSICSLLEDNYLDDVHPAELAHFYEVKIDQSMLDPGASEKTKGESRILNMIRQKSKIRSDTEAKSCKVLDDRELQGESAIWTELTSSIGAEGLFLQDHSKLAQFWESCSPSSSADADGESLGGDSPSTFSPFFDSTKLNTHMHTGNQDLFLDGKNSYFSVFEVQCSNSVFSLPRERVFNEKVKAESSSSMNGFGKTQSRLLIWTKNSAFDENEQCSNLSTRTCSPWSHSDGTRSDTEALGNHLEDYTQLNTEDATYIIPTVTSRFQDDISGIKSQSSFLKNRTVVDEPVLVLGKKSKLESLCGIQLEHENDVMSDTTEVDPESSIHTHGYSSGGIKDLWTNVEDDQLFPLDVNTFSCPDVNDTEEANFQEPSKAVQRSEYHLWESQRNPVEKRGFLACESSKVDGGDYMTPSKPWDINHVKENSFILGGVYGEFGSFNGEDEWAVVPQSPAKASLLDCTASDVVTIAGTDVFMTPGNSIAPGHRQLWRPFVSFEENEQNGDQGSSKGFSFILHENLLGTCDNFPEEPGMGYSFSSFELNNRFSQVLHVECSFEPGNLVGSPSFKPKALCSDSEGDIGHPRICGVDRTQYRSIRISPRTHFRPISASELSPGVGSESDCESEKDELAVPTLSEGEVFEDPQDDLKPLEEDAEKESNFYGKSELESGKFLPRLQKSGMEKSAQTSLDSQEESCAVLPQEKRDRLDFRIIESFESDVMDNSKQSCKMSEVKSKVSFKENLNTGCNPTSEEELGEFSPLSINLQGVNAVNEKQCWWQKALYSPLISGSCCDPLYADAKKESGDNTGGKDLPYAGWHPLEIEKVDICM, from the exons ATGCGCCCGATCTGTACAGCTGTGGATGGTTTACCATCAGAAGGCACCCTGAGCTCCCTTCCTGGTCTGGTTTCTGTCTTTGAAATGTCGATGCTTCGTGCTTTAGACCCGGTCCAGACTTGGCTGGGACAAGAGCTGGAGAAATGTGGTATCGATGCCATGATATACACTAGATATGTCTTAAGTCTCCTGCTACATGACAGCTATGACTACGACCTTCAAGAACAG GAAAATGACATCTTTGCGGGCTGGGAAAAGGGAGCTTGCAAGAAGTGGGGGAAAGGCAAGAAAAAGAGTTCAGATCTCTCCATGGAGGAAATGAAGAAACAGGCTGCAGTGCAATGTCTGCTTTCAGCTTCTGATGAA AGTTCTGGAATTGAAACTTTAGTGGAAGAGCTCTGCTCCAAACTGAAAGATCTCCAGAGTAGCCAAGGTGACCAGCTGCCCACAAGTAAAG AAGACAGAAGTAACAAGAAAGTAGATGGATCGCTGTCACCGGAAGCTACTACATCTCCAGCAAGAAAGGATCAGGCAGAAAT GTATTATGAAGCTTTTCCACCACTTTCAGAGAAGCCAATTTGCCTGCAAGAAATAATGACCGTATGGAACAAGTCAAAAATCTGCTCTTATTCTagctcctcctcatcttccactgcCCCACAAACAAGCACCGAAACTCCTTCACCAAAGAATTGCCACAGCGAGAGCGAAGCAGTAATGACCAACAAGAACAACGGAGCTTCTAACACTGTACAGGGAAAGAACCAACAGAGGAAAGGCAAGACCGAGAAAGATAAGTTTAGTAATGGCGCAGCTGACGAGAAAACAAATATTTTGAGAAGTGTGAGGCACAAGTCAAACGGAAAGATCCGCCCTCGATCCTGTTCCTCTGGCTCAAGCGAAGCAGGCTCAAGTTCGAGCGGTAATCAGGGCGAAACAAAAACGAGGTTCATCAAAGTAAGGCATAAAGTTAGAGAGGTCCGGAACAAAAAGGGCAAAACTGGTCCCAAGGTTCCACCAAAGAACGGCGAGAGGAAAAATGTGGCGGTAGGCAGTGGAGCCAGATCTGTGAAGCCGCTCTGCAAGAGAGTAAAGCGTCACGTCAAAGATTATGCGTATAAAGAAAAGGATAAGGAAGGAGATGATGTCCTGAAAGAGACAAGAAAGAGGACTGAATTCAGAGAGGAGCCATTGTGGTATACAGAGCCGATCACAGAGTACTTTATTCCTCTGAACAGTAAAAGTAAATTGGAAACAACGTATAGAAAAAATCCCAAATGGTATGATGCGTCAGAAGAGATGGAAGAGTTGTCAGAGTTTGTAAAAGATCTTCATCTGAATAACCACAATATCCACGAAACATACCTCGCAGCGGGTACCTTCATCGAGGGGCACTTTGTAGAAATGCCTGCAGTCGTAACCGAGACAAGCGATCACACAGGGACCTCAATCTGTTCTCTCCTAGAGGACAATTATTTGGATGATGTTCATCCTGCTGAACTTGCACACTTCTATGAAGTCAAAATTGATCAATCCATGTTGGATCCAGGTGCCTCAGAGAAAACGAAAGGAGAGAGTCGTATCTTGAATATGATTCGACAAAAAAGCAAAATAAGAAGTGATACGGAGGCTAAATCTTGCAAAGTGTTAGACGATAGGGAGTTGCAAGGGGAGAGTGCAATATGGACAGAATTGACCAGTTCTATTGGTGCTGAAGGCTTGTTCTTGCAAGATCATAGTAAACTAGCTCAATTTTGGGAGTCCTGTTCACCTTCAAGTTCAGCTGATGCAGACGGGGAGAGTTTGGGAGGGGACTCCCCGAGTACATTCTCCCCTTTTTTTGACAGCACAAAGCTCAATACACACATGCACACTGGCAATCAAGATTTATTTTTGGACGGAAAGAACTCTTATTTTTCAGTGTTTGAAGTGCAATGCAGTAATTCTGTGTTCTCGTTGCCCAGGGAGAGGGTGTTCAATGAGAAAGTTAAAGCCGAGTCTTCTTCCAGCATGAATGGGTTTGGAAAAACTCAGTCGCGATTACTAATATGGACCAAAAACAGTGCCTTTGACGAAAACGAACAGTGTTCGAATCTTTCGACGAGAACATGCAGTCCATGGTCGCATTCGGACGGAACCCGATCAGATACGGAGGCTCTCGGCAATCACCTCGAAGATTACACTCAGTTGAACACAGAAGATGCAACTTACATTATTCCCACAGTTACTTCAAGGTTTCAAGATGATATCTCTGGTATAAAATCACAAAGCTCGTTCCTAAAGAACAGGACTGTAGTAGACGAGCCTGTACTGGTATTGGGCAAGAAATCGAAGTTAGAGTCACTCTGCGGCATTCAGCTAGAACACGAAAATGATGTAATGTCTGACACTACAGAGGTTGATCCTGAAAGCAGCATTCATACACATGgatacagctcaggaggcatcaaAGACTTGTGGACAAATGTCGAAGATGATCAGCTGTTTCCTCTCGATGTAAATACATTTAGCTGTCCTGATGTGAACGATACAGAAGAAGCGAACTTTCAAGAGCCCAGCAAGGCTGTTCAAAGATCAGAGTACCATCTTTGGGAAAGTCAAAGGAACCCTGTAGAAAAGCGGGGGTTTCTGGCCTGCGAGTCATCGAAGGTGGATGGCGGAGACTATATGACTCCCTCGAAACCCTGGGATATAAACCATGTGAAAGAGAATTCGTTCATTCTTGGAGGAGTTTATGGAGAGTTTGGAAGCTTTAATGGTGAGGATGAATGGGCAGTGGTGCCACAGAGTCCAGCAAAAGCAAGCTTACTGGACTGCACTGCCTCGGATGTTGTTACAATAGCCGGTACTGATGTGTTCATGACGCCAGGGAATAGCATTGCTCCTGGACATCGCCAGCTATGGAGACCGTTTGTATCTTTTGAAGAAAATGAGCAAAATGGAGATCAAGGCTCAAGCAAGGGTTTTTCTTTTATATTGCATGAGAATCTGCTTGGTACATGTGATAATTTTCCAGAGGAGCCGGGCATGGGCTACTCATTCTCTTCTTTTGAATTAAACAATAGATTTTCTCAAGTTCTTCATGTTGAATGTTCCTTTGAACCTGGAAATCTAGTTGGTAGTCCTAGTTTTAAACCGAAAGCTTTGTGCTCAGATTCCGAGGGGGATATTGGCCATCCAAGGATTTGTGGCGTGGACCGAACACAGTATAGATCAATAAGAATTTCTCCCCGTACTCACTTTCGCCCAATATCTGCATCTGAGCTGTCTCCGGGTGTAGGGAGCGAGTCTGACTGTGAATCGGAAAAAGACGAGCTGGCCGTACCCACTCTTTCCGAAGGTGAGGTGTTTGAAGATCCACAGGATGATCTAAAACCTCTGGAAGAAGATGCTGAAAAGGAAAGTAATTTTTATGGAAAGTCTGAGCTCGAATCTGGAAAGTTTCTCCCTCGGCTGCAGAAGTCGGGCATGGAGAAAAGTGCACAGACTTCTTTGGATAGTCAAGAAGAATCCTGTGCCGTATTGCCTCAGGAGAAACGGGATCGCTTAGACTTTAGGATTATTGAATCGTTTGAAAGTGACGTGATGGACAACTCCAAACAGAGCTGCAAAATGTCGGAGGTGAAAAGTAAAGTGAGTTTTAAGGAAAACCTTAATACTGGATGCAATCCAACGTCTGAAGAAGAGTTGGGGGAG
- the KIAA0232 gene encoding uncharacterized protein KIAA0232 homolog isoform X5 encodes MRPICTAVDGLPSEGTLSSLPGLVSVFEMSMLRALDPVQTWLGQELEKCGIDAMIYTRYVLSLLLHDSYDYDLQEQENDIFAGWEKGACKKWGKGKKKSSDLSMEEMKKQAAVQCLLSASDESSGIETLVEELCSKLKDLQSSQGDQLPTSKEDRSNKKVDGSLSPEATTSPARKDQAEMYYEAFPPLSEKPICLQEIMTVWNKSKICSYSSSSSSSTAPQTSTETPSPKNCHSESEAVMTNKNNGASNTVQGKNQQRKGKTEKDKFSNGAADEKTNILRSVRHKSNGKIRPRSCSSGSSEAGSSSSGNQGETKTRFIKVRHKVREVRNKKGKTGPKVPPKNGERKNVAVGSGARSVKPLCKRVKRHVKDYAYKEKDKEGDDVLKETRKRTEFREEPLWYTEPITEYFIPLNSKSKLETTYRKNPKWYDASEEMEELSEFVKDLHLNNHNIHETYLAAGTFIEGHFVEMPAVVTETSDHTGTSICSLLEDNYLDDVHPAELAHFYEVKIDQSMLDPGASEKTKGESRILNMIRQKSKIRSDTEAKSCKVLDDRELQGESAIWTELTSSIGAEGLFLQDHSKLAQFWESCSPSSSADADGESLGGDSPSTFSPFFDSTKLNTHMHTGNQDLFLDGKNSYFSVFEVQCSNSVFSLPRERVFNEKVKAESSSSMNGFGKTQSRLLIWTKNSAFDENEQCSNLSTRTCSPWSHSDGTRSDTEALGNHLEDYTQLNTEDATYIIPTVTSRFQDDISGIKSQSSFLKNRTVVDEPVLVLGKKSKLESLCGIQLEHENDVMSDTTEVDPESSIHTHGYSSGGIKDLWTNVEDDQLFPLDVNTFSCPDVNDTEEANFQEPSKAVQRSEYHLWESQRNPVEKRGFLACESSKVDGGDYMTPSKPWDINHVKENSFILGGVYGEFGSFNGEDEWAVVPQSPAKASLLDCTASDVVTIAGTDVFMTPGNSIAPGHRQLWRPFVSFEENEQNGDQGSSKGFSFILHENLLGTCDNFPEEPGMGYSFSSFELNNRFSQVLHVECSFEPGNLVGSPSFKPKALCSDSEGDIGHPRICGVDRTQYRSIRISPRTHFRPISASELSPGVGSESDCESEKDELAVPTLSEGEVFEDPQDDLKPLEEDAEKESNFYGKSELESGKFLPRLQKSGMEKSAQTSLDSQEESCAVLPQEKRDRLDFRIIESFESDVMDNSKQSCKMSEVKSKVSFKENLNTGCNPTSEEELGELSTQMRRKKVAIIQVGRTFPTLVGILSRLRK; translated from the exons ATGCGCCCGATCTGTACAGCTGTGGATGGTTTACCATCAGAAGGCACCCTGAGCTCCCTTCCTGGTCTGGTTTCTGTCTTTGAAATGTCGATGCTTCGTGCTTTAGACCCGGTCCAGACTTGGCTGGGACAAGAGCTGGAGAAATGTGGTATCGATGCCATGATATACACTAGATATGTCTTAAGTCTCCTGCTACATGACAGCTATGACTACGACCTTCAAGAACAG GAAAATGACATCTTTGCGGGCTGGGAAAAGGGAGCTTGCAAGAAGTGGGGGAAAGGCAAGAAAAAGAGTTCAGATCTCTCCATGGAGGAAATGAAGAAACAGGCTGCAGTGCAATGTCTGCTTTCAGCTTCTGATGAA AGTTCTGGAATTGAAACTTTAGTGGAAGAGCTCTGCTCCAAACTGAAAGATCTCCAGAGTAGCCAAGGTGACCAGCTGCCCACAAGTAAAG AAGACAGAAGTAACAAGAAAGTAGATGGATCGCTGTCACCGGAAGCTACTACATCTCCAGCAAGAAAGGATCAGGCAGAAAT GTATTATGAAGCTTTTCCACCACTTTCAGAGAAGCCAATTTGCCTGCAAGAAATAATGACCGTATGGAACAAGTCAAAAATCTGCTCTTATTCTagctcctcctcatcttccactgcCCCACAAACAAGCACCGAAACTCCTTCACCAAAGAATTGCCACAGCGAGAGCGAAGCAGTAATGACCAACAAGAACAACGGAGCTTCTAACACTGTACAGGGAAAGAACCAACAGAGGAAAGGCAAGACCGAGAAAGATAAGTTTAGTAATGGCGCAGCTGACGAGAAAACAAATATTTTGAGAAGTGTGAGGCACAAGTCAAACGGAAAGATCCGCCCTCGATCCTGTTCCTCTGGCTCAAGCGAAGCAGGCTCAAGTTCGAGCGGTAATCAGGGCGAAACAAAAACGAGGTTCATCAAAGTAAGGCATAAAGTTAGAGAGGTCCGGAACAAAAAGGGCAAAACTGGTCCCAAGGTTCCACCAAAGAACGGCGAGAGGAAAAATGTGGCGGTAGGCAGTGGAGCCAGATCTGTGAAGCCGCTCTGCAAGAGAGTAAAGCGTCACGTCAAAGATTATGCGTATAAAGAAAAGGATAAGGAAGGAGATGATGTCCTGAAAGAGACAAGAAAGAGGACTGAATTCAGAGAGGAGCCATTGTGGTATACAGAGCCGATCACAGAGTACTTTATTCCTCTGAACAGTAAAAGTAAATTGGAAACAACGTATAGAAAAAATCCCAAATGGTATGATGCGTCAGAAGAGATGGAAGAGTTGTCAGAGTTTGTAAAAGATCTTCATCTGAATAACCACAATATCCACGAAACATACCTCGCAGCGGGTACCTTCATCGAGGGGCACTTTGTAGAAATGCCTGCAGTCGTAACCGAGACAAGCGATCACACAGGGACCTCAATCTGTTCTCTCCTAGAGGACAATTATTTGGATGATGTTCATCCTGCTGAACTTGCACACTTCTATGAAGTCAAAATTGATCAATCCATGTTGGATCCAGGTGCCTCAGAGAAAACGAAAGGAGAGAGTCGTATCTTGAATATGATTCGACAAAAAAGCAAAATAAGAAGTGATACGGAGGCTAAATCTTGCAAAGTGTTAGACGATAGGGAGTTGCAAGGGGAGAGTGCAATATGGACAGAATTGACCAGTTCTATTGGTGCTGAAGGCTTGTTCTTGCAAGATCATAGTAAACTAGCTCAATTTTGGGAGTCCTGTTCACCTTCAAGTTCAGCTGATGCAGACGGGGAGAGTTTGGGAGGGGACTCCCCGAGTACATTCTCCCCTTTTTTTGACAGCACAAAGCTCAATACACACATGCACACTGGCAATCAAGATTTATTTTTGGACGGAAAGAACTCTTATTTTTCAGTGTTTGAAGTGCAATGCAGTAATTCTGTGTTCTCGTTGCCCAGGGAGAGGGTGTTCAATGAGAAAGTTAAAGCCGAGTCTTCTTCCAGCATGAATGGGTTTGGAAAAACTCAGTCGCGATTACTAATATGGACCAAAAACAGTGCCTTTGACGAAAACGAACAGTGTTCGAATCTTTCGACGAGAACATGCAGTCCATGGTCGCATTCGGACGGAACCCGATCAGATACGGAGGCTCTCGGCAATCACCTCGAAGATTACACTCAGTTGAACACAGAAGATGCAACTTACATTATTCCCACAGTTACTTCAAGGTTTCAAGATGATATCTCTGGTATAAAATCACAAAGCTCGTTCCTAAAGAACAGGACTGTAGTAGACGAGCCTGTACTGGTATTGGGCAAGAAATCGAAGTTAGAGTCACTCTGCGGCATTCAGCTAGAACACGAAAATGATGTAATGTCTGACACTACAGAGGTTGATCCTGAAAGCAGCATTCATACACATGgatacagctcaggaggcatcaaAGACTTGTGGACAAATGTCGAAGATGATCAGCTGTTTCCTCTCGATGTAAATACATTTAGCTGTCCTGATGTGAACGATACAGAAGAAGCGAACTTTCAAGAGCCCAGCAAGGCTGTTCAAAGATCAGAGTACCATCTTTGGGAAAGTCAAAGGAACCCTGTAGAAAAGCGGGGGTTTCTGGCCTGCGAGTCATCGAAGGTGGATGGCGGAGACTATATGACTCCCTCGAAACCCTGGGATATAAACCATGTGAAAGAGAATTCGTTCATTCTTGGAGGAGTTTATGGAGAGTTTGGAAGCTTTAATGGTGAGGATGAATGGGCAGTGGTGCCACAGAGTCCAGCAAAAGCAAGCTTACTGGACTGCACTGCCTCGGATGTTGTTACAATAGCCGGTACTGATGTGTTCATGACGCCAGGGAATAGCATTGCTCCTGGACATCGCCAGCTATGGAGACCGTTTGTATCTTTTGAAGAAAATGAGCAAAATGGAGATCAAGGCTCAAGCAAGGGTTTTTCTTTTATATTGCATGAGAATCTGCTTGGTACATGTGATAATTTTCCAGAGGAGCCGGGCATGGGCTACTCATTCTCTTCTTTTGAATTAAACAATAGATTTTCTCAAGTTCTTCATGTTGAATGTTCCTTTGAACCTGGAAATCTAGTTGGTAGTCCTAGTTTTAAACCGAAAGCTTTGTGCTCAGATTCCGAGGGGGATATTGGCCATCCAAGGATTTGTGGCGTGGACCGAACACAGTATAGATCAATAAGAATTTCTCCCCGTACTCACTTTCGCCCAATATCTGCATCTGAGCTGTCTCCGGGTGTAGGGAGCGAGTCTGACTGTGAATCGGAAAAAGACGAGCTGGCCGTACCCACTCTTTCCGAAGGTGAGGTGTTTGAAGATCCACAGGATGATCTAAAACCTCTGGAAGAAGATGCTGAAAAGGAAAGTAATTTTTATGGAAAGTCTGAGCTCGAATCTGGAAAGTTTCTCCCTCGGCTGCAGAAGTCGGGCATGGAGAAAAGTGCACAGACTTCTTTGGATAGTCAAGAAGAATCCTGTGCCGTATTGCCTCAGGAGAAACGGGATCGCTTAGACTTTAGGATTATTGAATCGTTTGAAAGTGACGTGATGGACAACTCCAAACAGAGCTGCAAAATGTCGGAGGTGAAAAGTAAAGTGAGTTTTAAGGAAAACCTTAATACTGGATGCAATCCAACGTCTGAAGAAGAGTTGGGGGAG
- the KIAA0232 gene encoding uncharacterized protein KIAA0232 homolog isoform X3: MYLRHLTQPDVNSCKENDIFAGWEKGACKKWGKGKKKSSDLSMEEMKKQAAVQCLLSASDESSGIETLVEELCSKLKDLQSSQGDQLPTSKEDRSNKKVDGSLSPEATTSPARKDQAEMYYEAFPPLSEKPICLQEIMTVWNKSKICSYSSSSSSSTAPQTSTETPSPKNCHSESEAVMTNKNNGASNTVQGKNQQRKGKTEKDKFSNGAADEKTNILRSVRHKSNGKIRPRSCSSGSSEAGSSSSGNQGETKTRFIKVRHKVREVRNKKGKTGPKVPPKNGERKNVAVGSGARSVKPLCKRVKRHVKDYAYKEKDKEGDDVLKETRKRTEFREEPLWYTEPITEYFIPLNSKSKLETTYRKNPKWYDASEEMEELSEFVKDLHLNNHNIHETYLAAGTFIEGHFVEMPAVVTETSDHTGTSICSLLEDNYLDDVHPAELAHFYEVKIDQSMLDPGASEKTKGESRILNMIRQKSKIRSDTEAKSCKVLDDRELQGESAIWTELTSSIGAEGLFLQDHSKLAQFWESCSPSSSADADGESLGGDSPSTFSPFFDSTKLNTHMHTGNQDLFLDGKNSYFSVFEVQCSNSVFSLPRERVFNEKVKAESSSSMNGFGKTQSRLLIWTKNSAFDENEQCSNLSTRTCSPWSHSDGTRSDTEALGNHLEDYTQLNTEDATYIIPTVTSRFQDDISGIKSQSSFLKNRTVVDEPVLVLGKKSKLESLCGIQLEHENDVMSDTTEVDPESSIHTHGYSSGGIKDLWTNVEDDQLFPLDVNTFSCPDVNDTEEANFQEPSKAVQRSEYHLWESQRNPVEKRGFLACESSKVDGGDYMTPSKPWDINHVKENSFILGGVYGEFGSFNGEDEWAVVPQSPAKASLLDCTASDVVTIAGTDVFMTPGNSIAPGHRQLWRPFVSFEENEQNGDQGSSKGFSFILHENLLGTCDNFPEEPGMGYSFSSFELNNRFSQVLHVECSFEPGNLVGSPSFKPKALCSDSEGDIGHPRICGVDRTQYRSIRISPRTHFRPISASELSPGVGSESDCESEKDELAVPTLSEGEVFEDPQDDLKPLEEDAEKESNFYGKSELESGKFLPRLQKSGMEKSAQTSLDSQEESCAVLPQEKRDRLDFRIIESFESDVMDNSKQSCKMSEVKSKVSFKENLNTGCNPTSEEELGEFSPLSINLQGVNAVNEKQCWWQKALYSPLISGSCCDPLYADAKKESGDNTGGKDLPYAGWHPLEIEKTSACNKAKITIGFSGAVTSSCFRKIIYSSDSSSSDTASEGGHEWADICREELFSRTQL, from the exons ATGTATCTCAGACATCTTACACAACCTGATGTCAACAGCTGTAAG GAAAATGACATCTTTGCGGGCTGGGAAAAGGGAGCTTGCAAGAAGTGGGGGAAAGGCAAGAAAAAGAGTTCAGATCTCTCCATGGAGGAAATGAAGAAACAGGCTGCAGTGCAATGTCTGCTTTCAGCTTCTGATGAA AGTTCTGGAATTGAAACTTTAGTGGAAGAGCTCTGCTCCAAACTGAAAGATCTCCAGAGTAGCCAAGGTGACCAGCTGCCCACAAGTAAAG AAGACAGAAGTAACAAGAAAGTAGATGGATCGCTGTCACCGGAAGCTACTACATCTCCAGCAAGAAAGGATCAGGCAGAAAT GTATTATGAAGCTTTTCCACCACTTTCAGAGAAGCCAATTTGCCTGCAAGAAATAATGACCGTATGGAACAAGTCAAAAATCTGCTCTTATTCTagctcctcctcatcttccactgcCCCACAAACAAGCACCGAAACTCCTTCACCAAAGAATTGCCACAGCGAGAGCGAAGCAGTAATGACCAACAAGAACAACGGAGCTTCTAACACTGTACAGGGAAAGAACCAACAGAGGAAAGGCAAGACCGAGAAAGATAAGTTTAGTAATGGCGCAGCTGACGAGAAAACAAATATTTTGAGAAGTGTGAGGCACAAGTCAAACGGAAAGATCCGCCCTCGATCCTGTTCCTCTGGCTCAAGCGAAGCAGGCTCAAGTTCGAGCGGTAATCAGGGCGAAACAAAAACGAGGTTCATCAAAGTAAGGCATAAAGTTAGAGAGGTCCGGAACAAAAAGGGCAAAACTGGTCCCAAGGTTCCACCAAAGAACGGCGAGAGGAAAAATGTGGCGGTAGGCAGTGGAGCCAGATCTGTGAAGCCGCTCTGCAAGAGAGTAAAGCGTCACGTCAAAGATTATGCGTATAAAGAAAAGGATAAGGAAGGAGATGATGTCCTGAAAGAGACAAGAAAGAGGACTGAATTCAGAGAGGAGCCATTGTGGTATACAGAGCCGATCACAGAGTACTTTATTCCTCTGAACAGTAAAAGTAAATTGGAAACAACGTATAGAAAAAATCCCAAATGGTATGATGCGTCAGAAGAGATGGAAGAGTTGTCAGAGTTTGTAAAAGATCTTCATCTGAATAACCACAATATCCACGAAACATACCTCGCAGCGGGTACCTTCATCGAGGGGCACTTTGTAGAAATGCCTGCAGTCGTAACCGAGACAAGCGATCACACAGGGACCTCAATCTGTTCTCTCCTAGAGGACAATTATTTGGATGATGTTCATCCTGCTGAACTTGCACACTTCTATGAAGTCAAAATTGATCAATCCATGTTGGATCCAGGTGCCTCAGAGAAAACGAAAGGAGAGAGTCGTATCTTGAATATGATTCGACAAAAAAGCAAAATAAGAAGTGATACGGAGGCTAAATCTTGCAAAGTGTTAGACGATAGGGAGTTGCAAGGGGAGAGTGCAATATGGACAGAATTGACCAGTTCTATTGGTGCTGAAGGCTTGTTCTTGCAAGATCATAGTAAACTAGCTCAATTTTGGGAGTCCTGTTCACCTTCAAGTTCAGCTGATGCAGACGGGGAGAGTTTGGGAGGGGACTCCCCGAGTACATTCTCCCCTTTTTTTGACAGCACAAAGCTCAATACACACATGCACACTGGCAATCAAGATTTATTTTTGGACGGAAAGAACTCTTATTTTTCAGTGTTTGAAGTGCAATGCAGTAATTCTGTGTTCTCGTTGCCCAGGGAGAGGGTGTTCAATGAGAAAGTTAAAGCCGAGTCTTCTTCCAGCATGAATGGGTTTGGAAAAACTCAGTCGCGATTACTAATATGGACCAAAAACAGTGCCTTTGACGAAAACGAACAGTGTTCGAATCTTTCGACGAGAACATGCAGTCCATGGTCGCATTCGGACGGAACCCGATCAGATACGGAGGCTCTCGGCAATCACCTCGAAGATTACACTCAGTTGAACACAGAAGATGCAACTTACATTATTCCCACAGTTACTTCAAGGTTTCAAGATGATATCTCTGGTATAAAATCACAAAGCTCGTTCCTAAAGAACAGGACTGTAGTAGACGAGCCTGTACTGGTATTGGGCAAGAAATCGAAGTTAGAGTCACTCTGCGGCATTCAGCTAGAACACGAAAATGATGTAATGTCTGACACTACAGAGGTTGATCCTGAAAGCAGCATTCATACACATGgatacagctcaggaggcatcaaAGACTTGTGGACAAATGTCGAAGATGATCAGCTGTTTCCTCTCGATGTAAATACATTTAGCTGTCCTGATGTGAACGATACAGAAGAAGCGAACTTTCAAGAGCCCAGCAAGGCTGTTCAAAGATCAGAGTACCATCTTTGGGAAAGTCAAAGGAACCCTGTAGAAAAGCGGGGGTTTCTGGCCTGCGAGTCATCGAAGGTGGATGGCGGAGACTATATGACTCCCTCGAAACCCTGGGATATAAACCATGTGAAAGAGAATTCGTTCATTCTTGGAGGAGTTTATGGAGAGTTTGGAAGCTTTAATGGTGAGGATGAATGGGCAGTGGTGCCACAGAGTCCAGCAAAAGCAAGCTTACTGGACTGCACTGCCTCGGATGTTGTTACAATAGCCGGTACTGATGTGTTCATGACGCCAGGGAATAGCATTGCTCCTGGACATCGCCAGCTATGGAGACCGTTTGTATCTTTTGAAGAAAATGAGCAAAATGGAGATCAAGGCTCAAGCAAGGGTTTTTCTTTTATATTGCATGAGAATCTGCTTGGTACATGTGATAATTTTCCAGAGGAGCCGGGCATGGGCTACTCATTCTCTTCTTTTGAATTAAACAATAGATTTTCTCAAGTTCTTCATGTTGAATGTTCCTTTGAACCTGGAAATCTAGTTGGTAGTCCTAGTTTTAAACCGAAAGCTTTGTGCTCAGATTCCGAGGGGGATATTGGCCATCCAAGGATTTGTGGCGTGGACCGAACACAGTATAGATCAATAAGAATTTCTCCCCGTACTCACTTTCGCCCAATATCTGCATCTGAGCTGTCTCCGGGTGTAGGGAGCGAGTCTGACTGTGAATCGGAAAAAGACGAGCTGGCCGTACCCACTCTTTCCGAAGGTGAGGTGTTTGAAGATCCACAGGATGATCTAAAACCTCTGGAAGAAGATGCTGAAAAGGAAAGTAATTTTTATGGAAAGTCTGAGCTCGAATCTGGAAAGTTTCTCCCTCGGCTGCAGAAGTCGGGCATGGAGAAAAGTGCACAGACTTCTTTGGATAGTCAAGAAGAATCCTGTGCCGTATTGCCTCAGGAGAAACGGGATCGCTTAGACTTTAGGATTATTGAATCGTTTGAAAGTGACGTGATGGACAACTCCAAACAGAGCTGCAAAATGTCGGAGGTGAAAAGTAAAGTGAGTTTTAAGGAAAACCTTAATACTGGATGCAATCCAACGTCTGAAGAAGAGTTGGGGGAG